DNA from Salinibacter grassmerensis:
GGCGATCAGGTGGATCCCGTCCACGAAACGACGACATACCACCCCGGCATCCTCATTGCTGCCTCCCCCGGCAGTCCGGTTCGGGCCATCTTCGACGGCACCGTCACCGGGATCGACTTCGTGCCCGGGTACGGCACGTACGTCGTCATCCGGCACGGCGAGTACCTCTCGGTCTACAGCAACTTTTCCACCCTGTCCATCGCCGAGGGCAACCAGATCGAGGCGGGACAGGTGATTGGCCAGTCCGGCACCGAGAGCGAGCCCCGAGGCGCCAGCCTTTTCTTCGGACTTGTAAACCGATCGTCAAGCGAGTTTGTGGATCCGTCCGGCTGGCTATCGGTCCGCTAACCCCATGGCCTTCTCCATCATCGGATTCACGAAAACCTTCTGGCCCATCGGAAGCGGTCATTTGGGATTGCTGAAGGGCGGGGCGTATCTTGCTAAGCACCTTATTCGCCCGTACATACTACTAATTTTTTCTCGCCCCTATGGCTACGGACTACGATTGCGTTATTGTCGGCAGCGGCCCCGGCGGCTACGAAACGGCCATCCGTGCCACGCAGCTCGGCATGGAGACGGCCATCGTTGAGAAAGACAAGCTGGGTGGCGTCTGCCTGAACGTCGGCTGCATCCCGACCAAGGCCCTCCTCAAAAGCGCCGAGGTCATGTCCGAGACCAGCCACCTCGAGGACTTTGGGCTGGAGCTGGACGGGTCGATCTCCCCCAACTTCTCGAGCGTCATCGAGCGCAGCCGTGGGGCGGCCAACCAGATGAATCAGGGCGTGCAGTTCCTGATGAAGAAGAACGACATCGACGTGCTGCGAGGCCACGGCCGCCTGACTGCGCCGGACACGGTCGAGATTGAACCATCGGTCGACATGGACGGCAACGAGGTCGGCGAGGAGCGCACCGTTACGGCCGAGCACGTCATCCTGGCCACCGGTGCACGGCCGAATGAGCTTCCCTTTCTCCCGATCGACGGCGAGAAGGTCTTGAGCTCTACGGAAGCGATGCTCCAGACCGAGCAGCCCGACTCCCTGGTCATCGTGGGCGCCGGGGCCATCGGGGTCGAGTTTGGGTACTTCTACCAGCACATGGGCACCGACGTCACCATCATCGAGGTTCAGGACCGCATGGTGCCCGCCGAGGACAAGGATGTGTCGAAGGAGCTGGAGAAGGCTTACAGGAAGATGGGCGTTGACGTCATGACCGGGGCCAACGTCAAGGGCGTAGACAAGGACGCTGAGCCGCTCCGCGTGGAGGTCGAAACCGGCGGCAGCACGGAGCACATCGAGTGTGACCAGGTCCTCTCCGCCGTCGGCGTCGTGGGCAACGTGGAGAACATCGGCCTTGAGGACGTCGGGGTCGAGACGGAGGGCGGCGACATCGTGGTCGACGAATACTACCGGACCAACGTCGACGGCGTGTACGCCATCGGCGACGTGACGGGCGCCCCCTGGCTTGCCCATAAGGCCAGTCACGAGGGTACGCTCTGCATCGAGAAGATCGCGGGCCACGACGTGCGGCCGATGGACATGAACGACATTCCGGCCTGCACCTACTGCCAGCCGCAGATCGCGTCGGTGGGGCACACCGAGGAAGAGGCGAAGGAGGCGGGCTACGACGTGAAGGTGGGCAAATTCCCGTTCAAGGCCAACGGGAAGGCCGCCGCGCTGGGCCACCAGCAGGGCTTCGTCAAGACCATTTACGATGAGAAGTACGGCGAATTCCTGGGCTGCCACATCATCGGGGAGGACGCCACGGAACTGATCTCGGAAGTCGTGACCGCCCGCAAGCTGGAGACGACAGGCTTCGAGATCATGGAGTCGATGCACCCGCACCCGACCCTGTCGGAGACGGTAATGGAGGCGACCCGGGAGGCCTACGGCCAGCCGATCAACATTTAGCTCTTACGGCAAGCGTCCCGGCTCCCCAGGCCCCGTTCTCTTCGGAGAGCGGGGCCTTTTTCGTTGCGGCCCGTGAAACTTTTTAATTCCGCTCTAATGTGTGGACCGCCGTTTGATTGTTGAGTGTCTCGGTCATCACACGTCCCATGCCATGAACGAAATGAGTCGGAATCGCCTGATCGGCGGAGTCTTGCTCCTGTTCTCACTGCCGTTCTTTTGGGTGGAGGTCGGCAGGGGACTCTGCAAGATCGTAAGCTTCGGGGCTGGGGCCCTGCTCGGGTTCTCGGCCGTCCTTGTCGTGACCGGACGGTTCCTCTGGAACTCGAGAACCGAGTGGACCAGCACATCTCGACAGCGTTCGCGTGGGGTTTATGGACACTAACGCCTCTTTAGGATCCATCCCTTCGGATCCACCTGCACATCCGCCCCCGCCGGAATTGGGACCTGCGCCTCTCCCCCGGTCATTGCCACCCGCCGGGTCGAATCCTGGACACGGACTGGCACCGGCACCTCGAACGACACGTCCCCCGTGTTCGTCCACTTTAGGGTGAGGGTCCCGTCCGAACGCTCCGTCTGAAGAACCGGCAGGGACGCCTGGTACAGATAGACCTCGAAGAACGCGTTCAGGGATCGGTCTGTCACGGCCTCCGCCGTCTCGATGAAGTCCCGCGTGGTAACCTGGCGAAACGATGCCTCGCCAGCCCCCCCGGTACCCTCCGGATACGCAAACCGTCGCAGGAGGGTACGCACCGCATCCTCTCCCACCATGTACCGGAGCGTGTGGAGCAGCATCGCGCCCCGAAAATACACGTCGCGGTGATAGATTGACTCGGCGGTCGTGGCCTCGGTTTGTGCAATCACCGTCCTTCCAGCCACCCGTTCCCGGAAGTAGTCCGTCACGTCGTGGTAGGCACGGTCCCCTTCGAGATGCTCTGCGTAGAGGGCTTCAAGATAGGTGGCTGGTCCCTCATGAAGCCAGAAGTCCTTCCAGTCCCGGACGGTCACGAGGTTGCCGTACCACTCGTGCGCGAGTTCATGGAAGTGAAGCGCGTCGAACGGGGCCTCGTACCCGAGGCCGCCGTCGCCAAAGTCGTGCCCGTAGGCGATGAGCGACTGGTGCTCCATCCCCAGAAAGGGCGCCTGCGCAACGCCGTATTTATCGGCCCGAGGAGGGTACGGGCCCAGCGTTTCCTCCAGAAACTGCACCTGATTGAGAAAGTCCGGGAGAGCACGGGCACCCCGGGCCGAATCCGACGGGAGAACGTAGGCCGACACCGGCACGGCATCGCCGCTGGTGCTGGCGTAAGTGGTGTCGAGACGCACGTACGGCGCCGCGTTCAGGGCGACATTGTACGTGTTGATTGGCGTGGACACGTGCCATCGGTAGGTCTCCGTCGAGTCTGAGGCCTGCTCCACCGAGCAGAGGTGTCCATTGGAGGCAGCGGTGAGCGAGTCGGGCACCGTAAACGCGATGTCCATCGAGTCCGGCTCATCGGAGGGATGGTCCTTCACCGGCCACCACAAATCGGCCCCCTCCGTCTGGCATGAGGTCGCAATCCATGGCGCACCTGTGGAGGTTTCCTCCCACGTCAGGCCGCCGTCCCACGGCGGGTTCGGGGCGACGCGGGGACGTCCCTCGTATGCCACCCGTGCGTGGAGGG
Protein-coding regions in this window:
- the lpdA gene encoding dihydrolipoyl dehydrogenase, with protein sequence MATDYDCVIVGSGPGGYETAIRATQLGMETAIVEKDKLGGVCLNVGCIPTKALLKSAEVMSETSHLEDFGLELDGSISPNFSSVIERSRGAANQMNQGVQFLMKKNDIDVLRGHGRLTAPDTVEIEPSVDMDGNEVGEERTVTAEHVILATGARPNELPFLPIDGEKVLSSTEAMLQTEQPDSLVIVGAGAIGVEFGYFYQHMGTDVTIIEVQDRMVPAEDKDVSKELEKAYRKMGVDVMTGANVKGVDKDAEPLRVEVETGGSTEHIECDQVLSAVGVVGNVENIGLEDVGVETEGGDIVVDEYYRTNVDGVYAIGDVTGAPWLAHKASHEGTLCIEKIAGHDVRPMDMNDIPACTYCQPQIASVGHTEEEAKEAGYDVKVGKFPFKANGKAAALGHQQGFVKTIYDEKYGEFLGCHIIGEDATELISEVVTARKLETTGFEIMESMHPHPTLSETVMEATREAYGQPINI
- a CDS encoding M1 family metallopeptidase; the encoded protein is MAYRRTARFLTLLLLFAGLGGCSPTSAQDSGGPLLPEQAAYDVFHYDLDVTVDPGRKRIEGTVDVRAVVEEPLEVLVLNLDRRLSVRQAWEIRERDTRRSVERKDGRNELWIDLSRLYAPGDTLHARVAYEGRPRVAPNPPWDGGLTWEETSTGAPWIATSCQTEGADLWWPVKDHPSDEPDSMDIAFTVPDSLTAASNGHLCSVEQASDSTETYRWHVSTPINTYNVALNAAPYVRLDTTYASTSGDAVPVSAYVLPSDSARGARALPDFLNQVQFLEETLGPYPPRADKYGVAQAPFLGMEHQSLIAYGHDFGDGGLGYEAPFDALHFHELAHEWYGNLVTVRDWKDFWLHEGPATYLEALYAEHLEGDRAYHDVTDYFRERVAGRTVIAQTEATTAESIYHRDVYFRGAMLLHTLRYMVGEDAVRTLLRRFAYPEGTGGAGEASFRQVTTRDFIETAEAVTDRSLNAFFEVYLYQASLPVLQTERSDGTLTLKWTNTGDVSFEVPVPVRVQDSTRRVAMTGGEAQVPIPAGADVQVDPKGWILKRR